atGGGACATAACAAGAAAGGGATTTAACGCATGAACAATAAAAGCGATGCAACTCCAATTTGAACTTGATCCGAGATTTGTGGTAAAAATatgtattgtgtataaatttcataccATTTGGATTAGGCATATTCAAGTTAAAAAATTGAAACCAAAATTCAGCAATTTCTCAATTTGTAAAGTGACATAATTTAGAACCACACAAATTCACAATGGACATCTGTATTGTTGTAATAAGCCTTGACTACAAGTTTCATAATGTTTGGTgcaggcaaacttaagttagagaagaGAAACCAATTTCAGGACCTACATACAGAaaagcttaatactaaatgcGTCCCTAACTGCCTGAGGGCACAAAAAAGGCAGGTATACAATTGCAGTAGGTTCAATAACTCTACAAAAATTTCATTGACATCTTGTGAGAGGATTTTTTTGAATACAAAGTGCAAACAAACACAAAATGACTATATGCCACTTATTTATAAAGGGTAGAATGGAACATACTGAACATTATTGATTTTTCATTACTCTACAGAAAGTCAACACTATCATAGTTTATAGAAATAAATCTTTATCATAATATACAAGTTGTTTTaacaataaacatacatgtatcagacATTGATCATTACCGTTAATCCAtatttcttctttatatttttgagTTGTTCTCTGTGTTGCTTCTTCTTGTCCTTGCTATCTGTTGTAGATGTCATTACTACAAATATACAGtctacatttttaaaaacatcacTTGATTCAAATTATTTATGAAATGAAGATAcaatatcaattttctattttaacaaTGAAACGTCATCAACAAAACATAACTGCCCATTTTAAGATGGCAAATATTTTGTTGTCTTAAAGCAGTTATCTTAGAAAGATTTTAAGCCACAATGCAACTGTTATTACACTCTCTTGCTTAATGGTGTGGTATTCTAAGTGAAACTAACCATTCTATTACTTttcttaataaatttatttttatatgtgaaCATTAAAATTCCTGTGTTCTTTAACATTGATAATATCAATTCAGTTCTCAGAGGAAAGAACAAATTTCCCTGTATCATATAATTACTAACTATACCCCTATTTTTCCTAATGATTTGCATCATTTTGtagcaaataaaattgataatgaaaatggggaatgcaTGACCAAATCAACAATATGTTTTTCTTCCAAGGTATGTAGATTCTATTATTTTCAGAAACATTAAATTTACCTGGAAGTGTCTTTTGAACCACCACACCAGGTTCACATTTGTCACATGTCTCTGTTCCAGGATGTATGTGTAAATCAAACCTTGTACAACTCAGCTGTAATGTGTCGCCATGTTTTAATTGTACCCACTTACTAACATGTTTTgcctaaattaaaaaaaaatcctcatttatttatcaatatacTATGAATCATGTTAATATTTTCTTTGGTATTTTCATGGATTGATGAAAAGAATGCATTTTCAGGGTTTTTTGATATAATGGTTTTGCCCAACTCTGCATACAAGCCAATAGAAATtttgtactttgttgaacatCTAAATTTGACCTTCACCTTTAATCACAAAATCAACCGTATTGGTATACCATGAATACTACTGAACCACAGTAGTGTAAATATGTTTGTCTGTTGGTACTAAAACTTATAAAACATATCTACTGCAAAGACTAGTATAATCCACATGCATTGTTACTACCAACAGAAAATCTTAGAGCTGTATAAAAGATAAATGGCTGTGATTCAGTTATCCTGAACACTTGTTACAACATTCATGTTGTGGTTCATTACAATTCatggtaaacaaatatttttttatttagccaATATAGGTGAACCACTATCCCTTATAAAAAGTGATACCATCAACAACTCTCCCCTAGTAGAACTGTTTGCTTACATTCTGTTATCAAATCTGTGCTGTAAACAAAGATTGTATCTTTATGATGCCTATCCCATACATTCCATGaccaaacaacactgataatGGACTCGTGTGCTACTTTCATTTGTAAATGAACTAATGTGGTTTTTTTCTCCctcatttaatattttctttaacaATAAAATTTTTGAATAAGCTATTTTGTTACAGTTCTGAATAGGTTGTATTAAATATGAACTGCAGGAAGActgttttttaacataaaaatccctAAAATTATCTAAAATTTTGAAAACGGACTGATCAATAACTTAATAAGCTAAGTTTTTAACAAGCAGTTAATAATTCACTAAGACTGAAAATTTCTGAATTTGACcaccaaaacaaacaaatatgcattGATGTAATTAGGACAAAACAGCTGATTAATTCCTTATCTGTTTTCTACAAGAAAATATTACCTCTGATATTCTGACTTCGTTGACGTAAGTACCATTCTGGCTGCCTTTATCTTGTATTGCATAAAACTGTTGTTTAGCATTATATCTTATTTCTGCATGCACCTGTTACAGAAAGTTTCAGAAAAAATGAAGTGAATTGTATCAAATCAAAGTTAATTAAAAGTTAGCCTCTTTAAATGCTGGTCATTCATAtatcttgctgtttggtgtgagccaagactctgttttgaaggctgtactttgatctataattttTTACTGTTTACACATTGTGAGATGGATGGAGATCTGTCTTagatcattggcactcatatcacatcttcttatttccaTTGATTTTTTAGATAGTTTTATTTATCAATCATTATTATAAAGCATTGAACAGTAAAATTTGTTAGCTTGCCATTAATTGACCTAAATTTAAAAAGGTGATTGAAGCTAATACAGTGTACCATCATGTGTctatacagagaaaaaaaaataataagatttatcctgatttagagtaatttctcgcaatttgattggctgatattgtcctaataaatttcagtacaattttttatcacgtcaattggaattatctcccttatttattacgtcaattggaattatctcccttatttattacgtcaattggaattatctcccttatttattacgtcaattggaattatctcccttataacattgacctaataaaaaaaaaaaaaaaaaacaattgagttGCTTTGtagtcataatattttttatttttcacatttttttatttaatatctaaaatatatttattgatattgtcctaacattgaatttgaatataataatatgtaatataacaaaatcaggataaattcgttacacagtgttcaattgtcctaatacggaatttatcgggtcaataaaattcatatcgggtttggcttcgcctcacctgatatgaattttattgacccgataaattctcgtattaggacaattgcacactgtgtaactaatagtatTCTGCTCTTTTTATTATGTCAGGAtggatcttttttttttcctttaatggtttaatattaaatattcccATGAGAGAATGAAATCCcttcaaaatcaaatgatttttctcCCCTTGAGAGCATTAATAAGTTAAGAAACTGATTTTTCTTCCCACTAGCAAATAAGAAAATCAATAAGTTCCTTAAGAACTTCGGTGTATCCAAGGGAGAAAACTGTTTTGAAGAGGTTTAGAAATTTGACACTTGATTGAGACCTAAAGAATATATACCTACCTTACTGACATTGATATCAGGTACAGGTATTACAAGATCATTTCTTGTTTCTCGTCCAATCATACCACCTTGAACTGTCACTACAAACAACATCCCTTCATCTAGTAAGTCTGAGGCCGTCACCATTGCTCGAATACATGCAGCATTTTTCAATAATGATTCTGTGACAATAaagaaattatgaataaaaaatgttcttattCTGCTACATACCTTCTCCTTGAATTTTTATGTATGTAATTtctcatttttaattataaattttgatagtttttataattccaataaccatgataaccacaGAATCAATAAATTCTAGAAATTTCAACTATAAAAACAAGCATATTTGAAGACtaatcaattaaaaatttatgatataaatcatttttttaaaatttacttcaactccaaatgtataaatatgaaatttaaaaataaaattcattaatCATTTGATCATTAAAATCTGTTATATTCTCAAAGTTAAACCTTCAGAGGCAGGTTCTGGTTGTCGGACAATTTCCGTCCACGTTGGCTGAGATGGTGGTACTTCTTTATTTTCTGATGAGGATGATGAGGAGGACGATGATGTAGAAGAAGAAGATAAAGATGATTCATTGGCAAGTTCCCCTGGCTCTAGTTCATAAGAATCTTTATCAGATTTCTTTTCACTAATTTCCTTCTCATCGTCAGAGTCACTATCTAACTCAatcattattttttcttcaacCTTTTCAATAATCATAATATCGTCATCGTCACTGTATAATTCCCCTTCTTCTCCTGTTAGTTTTGTAACTTTTTCCTCAGAACCTTGCAGATTTTGCCCTACACCAAGCATATCATTGGTCACATTGTCACCatcatcagattttttttctgttgtatctgATTCTTTAAACACACTATTGTCTAGATTTGTTTCAGATTCGGATTGTTTCTCTTCGTTTGTAGATTTTTCCTTATTATCCTCTTCATCTTTTTCCAGATCATTTTCATCATCAGTGTCTTCATTGTTTAACTCTGAACATATCCGTAGAATCTCAGCACTATTGACAATATTAACTTTATTGTAACTGATCATGCCTTCATCTGTTGATAGACCACTGATCAGAAATGGATTTGTAGGGTCATCCTCATTATCATTCATTGCCTGAATGGAATCATTTTCATTCTGTTTTTCAACTTCATGAGAATTACTTCCCTTTTCTGAAAATTCACTTTGTTTATCTGGGTATTGACTAATATTTTGGGAATCAGAAGTGCCAACAGTTTgatctatattttgtttttcagtaCTTGTTTCATTTGATGATGACTCATCCTTTTTTTCATCTAACAGCGCACATTCTTCCTTTTCCATATTTTTGTCTTTGTCACTTTCTTTTTCTTTGTCATCtgtttgcatttcttttttttcaccGGCGTCAGTGATATCTTTTGATGTGTCactttcaacttttttttcctcTACTGTTTTTTTCAAGACTAGCTTTATTTTTTTACCACCTTTCTGGACTAATCCAGTTTTTGGACGACTTTTGTCTTCCTTGAGAACATCATCACAAATACTTACATTAGCATTTTTTTCGTTTAAGATTTTAGGTTTATTCATTGCGTCATGTAACATTTTGTCACCTTGtttcaattttttgtaatttaattctCCAAGTACTACATTATCATGTTTTAAACCTCCCTCAGATACTGATTTTTCACttgtatcttttttttctgtggatgtttttcttttctttttctctttctttCCATCATCACTATCCTCAGAATTATCCCTGCTTTTGTCCTTTTTCctctttttctttttgtgttCCTGCAGACAAAATGGGAAGTAGTGAAAAGGggagacaataaatgaaaaattatataccTGGTATAACACTTAATCTGTCAAAAGCTGATAATACTTCTTCATACTTTTCATTAACctaaagaaaagaaacaaaagcCAGCAGTTATGAAAAATACTGGTAATGGTGTGTACTTTATTGTGAACAAAATCTTTATTGAATCAAATGTTTCATAATGGGCCCAATCACCAAACTGTTTTGCATGCATACTAATTTTATATACCATatttaaagcaaaatttagattttttttatctcattccCAATGAAAACTCTAAAGCCAATTTGGGTATCTATGCATGCAAAGGAAAATTCATTAAAATAGGATTACATACCATTCTTATTTCATAACTGCTTAAAACACAACTCAGCTACAAATTTAACTGAAAACAACTTATCATCttgaaacaaaactttaaaatatcttttaactGCATCCAGTCATTTCCAGTAATatcatttttctaaaaataactttttaaacaATAACTTTCCTTTACACTGTGTTAAGATCATCAGTGGCAGATCACCTCTATTTTGAATGATCAATGCTTCAGGAATCACATAATTTCTTTATAGTTTGCCAATTTATCATTCATCTAGTTGACAATGCTTAAGAAATGTCACATGGTTTCAATGACACATTCAGTTTGTAAATCTCATGGTAGTCCATCATGACCATGGACACTGTCATAGTTTATTATAGGCTTTTTTGAATTGAATGCTTTCCAatcatgtttctttttttttttcaaatttgtatttcaaGTTCACTAAACAAGACTATTCTAGAACCTGCAATTgttttgttgctgtgttacatatttgtttttagttcatcattttgtacataaattatgaagTTTGTTTTCTTCGATTGAATcgttttacaattgtcatttcagggccttttgtagctgactttGTGGGTTGAGCTTTGATAAATTCTGTGtcattcgtttttttttgtggatagttatgtcattggcaatcataccgcatctttttttttaattgcatacaAAAATTAGTGTTGCAAATTGGATGTTTTTTTACAAGCATATTTTATATTGTCCATACGTCTTTATTTATCTACATAATCATTGTAAACATGGTGTATCTTTAATTAGTACACCTACATCTTTCATACATACACATCTGTAAAGTTTGTCTTTTGATAGAAGCATAATTTGATACtaaattaaaatgtgtaaaagATATAACTACTGTATCAAATGACTGCAATGCAATAACATAGATTCAAAGCTTTACATGTTTTTTCACTTTATATAACCTAATATTCATAAACAAATTGTTTAACAAGTGATATTGGTTAATAcaacaaaaatcaatttaaatacattaaaatggcttaaacaaaataaaaagaagcaacaaaaatgtgtgtttacttctttttattaacaACCTACCCTTTGGAACTAATATCAAATTAAATCGAACCAAtaacagtctgcaccaaaaactttttcaactactagtccgaaaaccaatattctgacatttttcttattgggtcaaacaaaatttggcaaaaacttacttgtccgaatgaaattttactagtcttgggcatcggactagtggctaaccgtgcagactgcaataaatatgataaatggctgaataataattaaatgcgtaaatgcattttaactttttaaacaaaGTCAAAGACATAAATCTAGCACCAATCACCAAcagatacaaaaacaaaaatataaatgttgtatatttaattattgtTTAGGTGGGAAATAAAATTTGTCAAGTGTCACCAGTAATGCCATTTATCTGTAGCGACCACGGCTctgaaaaaacaattttaaaaaaaataagaaaagggCTAAAAATATAGTGAAACAACTGGCTGGTAATGGTTAGTACTCTATACATCCTCTCATCATGCTCATATGCAAAATACAGAAACAAGTCATTATATTGTGCAATTTTTACTGACAAACTGCAGTCTTCTTCTAGGAAGTACATTAAAGGCAACTGTCCATTCATTTTTGTACAGTTTACCTGTGCAAGTATATAGATTAAAAAGACAACCAAAATTTTACATTTCTATTCTATAAAACATGTGCAagatatactatatttttatatcaaagctTGAAGGATTGGACAATTTCTCTATGAAAGGTCAATGTAGATGTGTAATAAACATAAAATGTGGATGACAGAAACCCCAATCttcaattcaaataataaaattacaaacaTTGACAAATACATGCGAACAAACAAGTGGAAGACAATTCAAATAATAAGTAATAACTAAATAATCTTAAAATATACCACTTACAATAGTAACTACAGATATACAtgttacataaatatatatgaatggTACATACCTTTTCATCAGAATCCCTTCTTTTGGGCTCTTTATCATCTGAACCTCTCCTTTTAgaatcttttttcttctttttctttccaGATGAACTGGTACTATGCTCTGGTGAACGTTCTGAATATCGATCTGAATGTTTATCTGAATGTTTATCTGAATAACCATGGTGATAAGATCCATGTGGTCTTTCTGGATATACTTGTGATTGTGGAGTATAATAAGACAGATCTACTTTAGAGTGATATTCATATTTGCCTGTTGATTTGTTGAAGTAGAAATAAGTTCCAGACTTTGGATCATAATAAAGACCTTTTTCctggtgaaaaaaaaataattactatGATTCGACTcggaatgaaatattaaaatgacatgtacttaaaacattttgaaatattttacaagaTAATGTCCATTGTATACGGATGTACCACTCACATTGTCATTTTCTATGATCAGTGAACTGTGAAACTGGGACAAAAACTCTGatttggcatcaaaattagaaaaatcatataatcatgatcatagggaacatgtgtactaagtttcaagttgattgatgATTTTTTAAAACCTGAACGGGGACAGACGGATGAATGGTCAGACAAACAGACGGACAAATGAACAGACGCATAGACCAAAAACCATAATGCAAATAAAGGGGGTATAAAAAGGGTATTACAGTCATGACAATGGTATATACATAACCTACTCATCACAGCTTTGTCATGAAAATGATTGGTGCACACTGCAGCTTCTTTTTGGATTGATGTAAGCATGTACAATTGATGAATTGTCAATCACTTCATTTTCATCAAGCTTTCTACATGATATAAGTATTGGTTAAAGGGAATTTGATTTATTGCAAGATGTGTTGACAGACAAACAGACATTGGTTTAACATAAATTGTCCTGTCTTTTGTCTATAACAAgctttatatacaaatatagatTGTGTAGCTCCCATAACCAAAAGtaatattaaacttttaaaactatTTCATTTTGCTGACAAAGATCCCCAGACTCACATATCTAGTTATAGAATTTTTATTGTACCCTCTACTTGACAGAAAAATCTTTATAATGATATCACTTACAGCATTGTAATAGTAGCCAGTGCTATAGTCATAATATAATCCTGACTGCTGATCATACACAAATCCTGTCATATTCATGGCTGCTTCAGCTGTGGCCTTTAAACTGTCGGCTATAGACATCCCAGGTGTCTGCAAACTGTCACCTTCTGTAGgtgtctaataaaaaaaaaaaatacatttattaaataatCAGCAAAGACAAATACACAGACGTATGCATATGGAAAGCAGGATTATGCAAACTGTTACCTTCTCTACGTGTGGTGtctaaacaataaaataatacatttaactTATAATCAACTTATGATACAAGAAATGAAAGCAATAGCAGAATGATCAGCACTTCAAGTTTGTATGCACATAATTTAAGAACAGCATTTACTTTTGTCTCTTATTTTGAACCTAAAATCTGGAgccagtaaacatggtaaatctTATACTATTGTGTTCAGCAACCTTGGGACGTACCACATTTTTATGTATAACCTTGTTAGCGTTCTGATATGCCTGTAGGTACTCTTTAATTATCATAATTGTATACAATGAAAAGTTTATTTCATAACCTATGAAACATAATTTTCATGTGACAGTAAACATTTCCAATATAAACTCCCTGCTTATCTACTTCTCAGAATCAACCTACAtatttacttgtacatgtatttttttggGCATATTAATTGATTCTTATTTTTTTGCATGTCAATGTATATGTTTACCTGTTCTGCATCTACTGCTGGCTCTGCACTCCAATCAAAAGTTGTGTCACCATCAGATTTGGTGCCAGGTATATTTACATCATAAAGTGTGTCATCTGTGAATGAAAACATAATTTTTCTGAATTGTATTATAATCAACTACAAAGTTCTTTTTTATACTCAGAGGTCCTACCAATTCAACAATCAACTTTAACCTTTGAGGCTACAACCTCAAGGAAACTGAAGGCTGTATCAGAGATTTTAGATTTTCTTTATCAAATCAAATTGAttgaattatcatgattatatgtaTACCAAAAATTAAGATTTCTGTCTATTGTCAATATATGACATCTAAAGACTACTTAAAACTAGGCAGATTTTAATACAAGTACAGTACACAGTGACACAAGGTGTTTTTGACAGCGCATGCTTGTGATTCATGGTTATTTCTCTCTGCTTATTCAATAAACCACACCAAATCACCAGCAATCATTTGGTTTCCCAGTGATTCAGAAAAAGTTTCCATCATCTCAATCACCttgggttatatatatatactgatacAACATTATACATAACTtggaataacaaaaatacatttataatgtATATCCTGAAACTGATATAAGAATAATATAGCAGTGTCTTACCAACTTCCATCAGATCTTCTGCCGATGTTTGTGTGTCAGAGTTTGTATACACTTTGTGTTTTTCTCTTCGATATTCGTGAAGTTCAGCACTAAGTTTATCTACTTGAGTTCTAAGATCCTCATTATAATTATTTGCTTTTTCCAACTTTCTTTCCATAGCTGCCAGTCTTTTGCCATATTTTTCTAACTCACATCTACATTTAATAACATCTTCTTTGAGCAACTGGTTTTCTGAAGCAAGATCAATATCTAGTCCTGTATATTTTCTCAGAACACTTTCTTCAACATGCTCCAGTTCTTTATCAGTTAATTTAACACTT
The window above is part of the Mytilus galloprovincialis chromosome 4, xbMytGall1.hap1.1, whole genome shotgun sequence genome. Proteins encoded here:
- the LOC143072092 gene encoding uncharacterized protein LOC143072092 isoform X1, which produces MEPDSTESSKCEAVSSENEIGIQQFPNVQSSQISSCDDNPGHTVESSTDINRTINITSSLCDETNSTEEMLQDGNERLKHLHVQNIEPEVLLISEDQPGSSKVEEVLNSEENSDSSEISESVKLTDKELEHVEESVLRKYTGLDIDLASENQLLKEDVIKCRCELEKYGKRLAAMERKLEKANNYNEDLRTQVDKLSAELHEYRREKHKVYTNSDTQTSAEDLMEVDDTLYDVNIPGTKSDGDTTFDWSAEPAVDAEQTPTEGDSLQTPGMSIADSLKATAEAAMNMTGFVYDQQSGLYYDYSTGYYYNAEKGLYYDPKSGTYFYFNKSTGKYEYHSKVDLSYYTPQSQVYPERPHGSYHHGYSDKHSDKHSDRYSERSPEHSTSSSGKKKKKKDSKRRGSDDKEPKRRDSDEKEHKKKKRKKDKSRDNSEDSDDGKKEKKKRKTSTEKKDTSEKSVSEGGLKHDNVVLGELNYKKLKQGDKMLHDAMNKPKILNEKNANVSICDDVLKEDKSRPKTGLVQKGGKKIKLVLKKTVEEKKVESDTSKDITDAGEKKEMQTDDKEKESDKDKNMEKEECALLDEKKDESSSNETSTEKQNIDQTVGTSDSQNISQYPDKQSEFSEKGSNSHEVEKQNENDSIQAMNDNEDDPTNPFLISGLSTDEGMISYNKVNIVNSAEILRICSELNNEDTDDENDLEKDEEDNKEKSTNEEKQSESETNLDNSVFKESDTTEKKSDDGDNVTNDMLGVGQNLQGSEEKVTKLTGEEGELYSDDDDIMIIEKVEEKIMIELDSDSDDEKEISEKKSDKDSYELEPGELANESSLSSSSTSSSSSSSSSENKEVPPSQPTWTEIVRQPEPASEESLLKNAACIRAMVTASDLLDEGMLFVVTVQGGMIGRETRNDLVIPVPDINVSKVHAEIRYNAKQQFYAIQDKGSQNGTYVNEVRISEAKHVSKWVQLKHGDTLQLSCTRFDLHIHPGTETCDKCEPGVVVQKTLPVMTSTTDSKDKKKQHREQLKNIKKKYGLTNSSYTDNAAAINNPAYQDKASERRRTVGSDNPHKLDDKPSSVHRRIDGDNKGHKMLKKLGWTEGESLGKDNAGIQDPINVNIRVDKAAGLGAYGTSNSLSIENIGIVNARRRFVQTQIRFSLGTQEKTKDKQFDPLMWVQGETQDNSLINEESNKDE
- the LOC143072092 gene encoding angiogenic factor with G patch and FHA domains 1-like isoform X2, whose protein sequence is MEPDSTESSKCEAVSSENEIGIQQFPNVQSSQISSCDDNPGHTVESSTDINRTINITSSLCDETNSTEEMLQDGNERLKHLHVQNIEPEVLLISEDQPGSSKVEEVLNSEENSDSSEISESVKLTDKELEHVEESVLRKYTGLDIDLASENQLLKEDVIKCRCELEKYGKRLAAMERKLEKANNYNEDLRTQVDKLSAELHEYRREKHKVYTNSDTQTSAEDLMEVDDTLYDVNIPGTKSDGDTTFDWSAEPAVDAEQTPTEGDSLQTPGMSIADSLKATAEAAMNMTGFVYDQQSGLYYDYSTGYYYNAEKGLYYDPKSGTYFYFNKSTGKYEYHSKVDLSYYTPQSQVYPERPHGSYHHGYSDKHSDKHSDRYSERSPEHSTSSSGKKKKKKDSKRRGSDDKEPKRRDSDEKVNEKYEEVLSAFDRLSVIPESLLKNAACIRAMVTASDLLDEGMLFVVTVQGGMIGRETRNDLVIPVPDINVSKVHAEIRYNAKQQFYAIQDKGSQNGTYVNEVRISEAKHVSKWVQLKHGDTLQLSCTRFDLHIHPGTETCDKCEPGVVVQKTLPVMTSTTDSKDKKKQHREQLKNIKKKYGLTNSSYTDNAAAINNPAYQDKASERRRTVGSDNPHKLDDKPSSVHRRIDGDNKGHKMLKKLGWTEGESLGKDNAGIQDPINVNIRVDKAAGLGAYGTSNSLSIENIGIVNARRRFVQTQIRFSLGTQEKTKDKQFDPLMWVQGETQDNSLINEESNKDE